A region of Myxococcus stipitatus DSM 14675 DNA encodes the following proteins:
- a CDS encoding DEAD/DEAH box helicase has product MPAVQSTADIRDALPPQDTQWLRALKAEVQPTIFKKGREVAESRRVFGLQREGDRIRAQVAGSTGERYEVALMVGDGRATSSCTCQSWNTYGPHCEHVVAAALIYAARFRPPPRPQPVAPPPPAAEPLDSAANNEVVDAEVPVEPDAPVGDAVSLPALAKVESWLGLSAQPDYEFFYRLTAASTNAGTRQWVMDVRRQDAQTKGPIHVKRTLQTGGRISPADERVFMGLSRHEHRYDSRIVLSDEELSEVMDLLRQRRVIYRGTALINTEVPVRPQIRLESRPDGATARIELLFPDGASYSLKDVILLSGRRTWVIQGQNLHPVEPDFPPRLLRKWLLEPSMSFPSGQLDRVLTFFAAHLPRFRMSLKADDIEVDEAVEPHFVLTLEGSPERVKVQLAARYGQTTAPVSPTATHLGYASGVGGDSRKLYRRREDLERSAGKLLLDLGLRFEPQSHVFDATGDVALEFWARGLASLPAEWERFGVQAPKVRLRPKLKPRIRVGMSGVQWFDLDAEFVTDDQAVDLGAVRMWLDSGRRFVPLKDGTFAEADPVELKRVADLLEEAGAMPGRSRTRLPLHQAVALDLLADLGEFTEVEAKARQAMMELRESAGVPKVGVPDGLHATLRHYQEAGLSWLWFLRRHGLSGILADDMGLGKTVQSLSLLQKMANDEGRKPSLVVAPTSVLANWEREAERFTPGLRAMVWHGQDRKERAEDLKGMDLVLTSYALVRRDLDQLSQVGFRFVILDEAQNIKNADSATAQACKSLPSETRLALTGTPLENRLSELWSIFDFLMPGFLGSADSFGDRYEQPIQVANDASARDRLRRRIQPFILRRLKTEVAKDLPPKTESVAWCEMEPGQAALYREVMEESRRKVNESIEKVGFKRSRVSILAALMRLRQVCCDPRLLKLPPGTLLPSSAKVERFMELVEDLVAEGHRALVFSQFTEMLELLKQEADKKGLRYLYLDGRTKDRMGKVDEYNRPDGPPLFFISLKAGGTGLNLTAADYVIHFDPWWNPAVEDQATDRTHRIGQTRAVISYKLITRGTVEEKILSLQRRKRDLAAGVLGGDGDEGARTLTEQDIQELFTDASS; this is encoded by the coding sequence AGGGGACCGCATCCGCGCGCAGGTCGCGGGCTCCACCGGTGAGCGCTATGAAGTCGCGCTCATGGTGGGCGACGGTCGCGCCACGTCCTCCTGCACGTGCCAGTCGTGGAACACGTACGGTCCCCACTGCGAACACGTGGTGGCCGCCGCGCTCATCTACGCGGCGCGGTTCCGTCCGCCGCCTCGTCCGCAGCCCGTTGCTCCGCCGCCGCCCGCCGCCGAGCCCCTCGACTCCGCCGCCAACAACGAGGTGGTGGACGCCGAGGTCCCCGTGGAGCCCGACGCTCCGGTGGGGGACGCCGTCAGCCTGCCCGCGCTCGCCAAGGTGGAGAGCTGGCTGGGGCTCTCCGCGCAGCCGGACTATGAGTTCTTCTACCGGTTGACGGCCGCGAGCACGAACGCGGGCACGCGTCAGTGGGTCATGGACGTGCGCCGGCAGGATGCGCAGACCAAGGGCCCCATCCACGTGAAGCGCACGCTGCAGACGGGGGGGCGCATCTCCCCCGCCGACGAGCGCGTCTTCATGGGGCTGTCCCGTCACGAGCATCGCTACGACTCGCGCATCGTCCTGTCGGACGAGGAGCTGAGCGAGGTGATGGACCTGCTGCGCCAGCGGCGGGTCATCTACCGGGGCACGGCGCTCATCAACACGGAGGTGCCCGTGCGTCCGCAGATTCGGCTGGAGTCCCGGCCGGACGGCGCGACGGCGCGCATCGAGCTGCTGTTCCCGGACGGCGCCAGCTACTCGCTCAAGGACGTCATCCTGCTGTCGGGCCGTCGCACCTGGGTCATCCAGGGGCAGAACCTCCACCCGGTGGAGCCCGACTTCCCGCCCCGGCTGCTGCGCAAGTGGCTGCTGGAGCCGAGCATGTCCTTCCCCTCCGGACAGCTGGACCGGGTGCTGACGTTCTTCGCGGCCCACCTGCCTCGCTTCCGCATGTCGCTGAAGGCGGACGACATCGAGGTGGACGAGGCGGTGGAGCCTCACTTCGTGCTCACGCTCGAGGGCAGCCCGGAGCGCGTGAAGGTGCAGCTCGCCGCGCGCTACGGGCAGACGACGGCGCCGGTGTCCCCCACGGCCACGCACCTGGGCTACGCCAGCGGCGTGGGCGGGGACAGTCGCAAGCTGTACCGCCGTCGTGAGGACCTGGAGCGCTCGGCCGGGAAGCTGCTCCTGGACCTGGGGCTGCGCTTCGAGCCCCAGTCGCATGTGTTCGACGCGACGGGCGACGTGGCGCTGGAGTTCTGGGCGCGTGGCCTGGCGTCGCTGCCCGCGGAGTGGGAGCGCTTCGGGGTGCAGGCGCCCAAGGTGCGGCTGCGTCCCAAGCTCAAGCCGCGCATCCGCGTGGGCATGAGCGGCGTGCAGTGGTTCGACCTGGACGCGGAGTTCGTCACCGACGACCAGGCCGTGGACCTGGGCGCGGTGCGCATGTGGCTGGACTCTGGCCGCCGCTTCGTCCCGCTGAAGGATGGCACCTTCGCGGAGGCGGACCCCGTCGAGCTCAAGCGCGTCGCGGACTTGTTGGAAGAGGCCGGCGCGATGCCGGGTCGCTCGCGCACGCGGCTGCCGTTGCATCAGGCGGTGGCGTTGGACCTGCTCGCGGACCTGGGTGAGTTCACCGAGGTGGAGGCGAAGGCGCGCCAGGCGATGATGGAGCTGCGCGAGTCGGCGGGAGTGCCCAAGGTGGGCGTGCCCGACGGCCTGCACGCGACGCTGCGCCACTACCAGGAGGCGGGCCTGTCCTGGCTCTGGTTCCTGCGCCGCCACGGCCTGTCCGGCATCCTCGCGGACGACATGGGTCTGGGAAAGACGGTGCAGTCGCTCAGCCTCCTGCAGAAGATGGCCAATGACGAGGGGCGCAAGCCGTCGCTCGTCGTCGCGCCCACCAGCGTGCTCGCCAACTGGGAGCGCGAGGCGGAGCGCTTCACGCCGGGCCTGCGCGCCATGGTGTGGCACGGCCAGGACCGCAAGGAGCGCGCCGAGGACCTCAAGGGCATGGACCTGGTGCTCACGTCCTACGCGCTCGTGCGCCGGGACTTGGACCAGCTCTCCCAGGTGGGCTTCCGCTTCGTGATTCTGGACGAGGCGCAGAACATCAAGAACGCGGACAGCGCCACGGCGCAGGCGTGCAAGTCGCTGCCCAGCGAGACGCGCCTGGCGCTGACGGGTACGCCGCTGGAGAACCGGCTGTCGGAGCTGTGGAGCATCTTCGACTTCCTGATGCCGGGCTTCCTCGGCAGCGCGGACAGCTTCGGGGACCGCTACGAGCAGCCCATCCAGGTGGCCAACGACGCCTCCGCCCGGGACAGGCTGCGCCGCCGCATCCAGCCGTTCATCCTGCGTCGCTTGAAGACGGAGGTGGCCAAGGACCTGCCGCCGAAGACGGAGAGCGTCGCGTGGTGCGAGATGGAGCCCGGCCAGGCCGCCCTCTACCGCGAGGTCATGGAGGAGAGCCGCCGCAAGGTGAACGAGAGCATCGAGAAGGTGGGCTTCAAGCGAAGCCGCGTCTCGATTCTCGCCGCGCTCATGCGGCTGCGGCAGGTGTGTTGTGATCCACGCCTGCTCAAGCTGCCGCCCGGGACGCTCCTGCCCTCCAGCGCCAAGGTGGAGCGCTTCATGGAGCTGGTGGAGGACCTGGTGGCGGAGGGCCACCGCGCCCTCGTCTTCAGCCAGTTCACGGAGATGCTGGAGCTGCTCAAGCAGGAGGCGGACAAGAAGGGCCTGCGCTACCTCTACCTGGACGGTCGCACCAAGGACCGCATGGGCAAGGTGGACGAGTACAACCGCCCGGATGGACCGCCCCTGTTCTTCATCTCCTTGAAGGCGGGTGGCACCGGTCTCAACCTCACGGCGGCCGACTACGTCATCCACTTCGACCCGTGGTGGAACCCCGCCGTGGAGGACCAGGCCACGGACCGTACCCACCGCATCGGCCAGACGCGCGCGGTCATCAGCTACAAGCTCATCACCCGTGGCACGGTGGAGGAGAAGATTCTCTCCCTCCAGCGCCGCAAGCGGGACCTCGCCGCCGGAGTGCTCGGTGGGGATGGGGATGAGGGTGCCCGCACCCTGACCGAGCAGGACATCCAGGAGCTGTTCACCGACGCATCTTCGTGA